In Acetobacteroides hydrogenigenes, the DNA window GTCCGACGTGCCCTACGGGGTTCTTCTTTCGGGCGGATTGGACTCGTCCATCATATCGGCTGTTGCCAAGAAGTACGCCGCAAAGCGCATCGAGAGCGGCGACACGCAGGAGGCCTGGTGGCCACAGCTGCACTCGTTTGCCGTTGGCTTAGTGGGCTCACCCGATCTAGCCGCTGCCAAGATGGTGGCTGAGCATATCGGAACCATCCACCACGAGATCCACTTTACCGTACAGGAAGGGCTCGACGCCGTTCGCGACGTTATCTACCACCTCGAAACCTACGACGTAACCACCGTTCGCGCATCAACCCCAATGTTTTTGCTGGCAAGGGTTATCAAGTCGATGGGGGTAAAGATGGTGCTTTCGGGCGAAGGCTCCGACGAGTTATTCGGCGGATACCTCTACTTCCACAAGGCACCCGATGCTAAGGCGCTGCACGACGAGACCGTTCGTAAGCTCAGCAAGCTGCATCTGTACGACTGCCTCCGTGCCAACAAGGCGCTCTGCGCTTGGGGCGTTGAGGGTCGCGTGCCCTTCCTCGACAAGGAGTTTATGGATGTTGCCATGCGCATCAACCCTAAGGATAAGATGTCGGGCGAAGAGCGTATGGAGAAGTGGGTTCTCCGAAAGGCTTTCGAGGATTATCTACCCGAGAGCGTGGCGTGGCGCCAAAAGGAGCAGTTCTCCGACGGCGTAGGCTACAGCTGGATCGACTCGCTGAAGGAGCTAACCGCCACGGAAGTTTCCGACGAGCAGCTAAAGAACGCCAAGTTCCGCTTCCCGCTTAATACACCAATGACCAAGGAGGAGTACTACTACCGCTCGATCTTCGCCGAGCACTTCCCCAGCGATCAGGCAGCCGCCTGCGTACCATCGGTTCCATCGGTGGCCTGCAGCACGCCCGAGGCTATTGCATGGGATAAGTCGTTCAAGGATATGCTCGACCCATCGGGCCGCGCCGTAAAGAGCGTGCATAAGAAAGGGTACAAGTAGACTACAAACTACAACTCTATAATCAAAAAGCCTGTAAGCATCGTATTGCTTGCAGGCTTTTTTGATATGTTCCCCGAGCGGAGTCGAGGGGTACTAGTACCCCTTCCTAGGCTTATAGTGCGTATGTAACAGGTCGTGCGCCTTATGGCTGTTAGGCTCGCCGAGGAAGAGCTTGTAGAGGAGCTTCACCTCGGGGTTGTCGTGCGACTTGCGAATTGCCAGCCCCATATCCTCGGCGTAGATGGCAGCTACCCGTTTTGAGCGTATCTCGCTGCTGGTTGGTATCGGCTGTCCACCGCCTCCAATACAGCCGCCTGGGCAGGCCATTACCTCTACAAAGTGGAACTGCAAATCGCCACGACGAATGCCTTCCACCAGTTTCTTGGCATTGGCTAATCCGTGGGCAACTGCTACCTTTAGCTCAACTCCTTCGAGGAAGCTGTACTCGGGTTTTACGTTGGTTAGTGTCAACGAGGCCGATTTAATTCCGCCGAAACCTCGAACGGGAGTGATGTTCAGCTTCTCGAATGGAACTTCAGTTCCTGTTACAATTTCCCAAGCCGTACGTAGGGCTGCTTCCATAACCCCACCCGTCGCACCGAAAATGACGGCTGCACCGGTCGATGCGCCCATAAGGCTATCGTAGTGCTCGTCGGAGAGCTTCATAAAGTCGATTCCCGTTTGGCGGATCATCATGGCCAGCTCGCGGGTGGTGAGCACGTAGTCTACATCCTGATAGCCACTATCGCGCATCTCGGGTCGCTTGGCTTCAAACTTCTTGGCCGTGCAAGGCATAATCGATACCGATACCATGTTTGATGGATCGATCCCCTTCTTGCGGGCGTAGTAGGTTTTGGAAAGGGCACCAAACATCTGTTGAGGCGACTTGCAGGTGGAGAGGTTGTCGAGCATATCGGGGAACAGGTGCTCTTGGAACTTAATCCAGCCCGGCGAGCAGGAGGTCATCATCGGAAGGGCAACCGTTTCGTTGTCAACCAGCGCTCGTTTAAGGCGGCCGAGGAGTTCGGCAGTTTCTTCTACGATGGTGAGGTCGGCGGTAAAATCGGTGTCGAGAACGCTGTCGAAGCCAACCAGCTTAAGCGCCGAAACTAGCTTGCCGGTAACGCGCATCCCGGGAGGAAAGCCCAACTCCTCGCCTAAAGCGGCACGTATGGCTGGTGCTGTTTGCACCACCACAAACTTCTCGGGATTGTTGATAGCCTTCCAAACCTCCTCGATGTAGGTTTGCTCTACCAGTGCAGCGGTAGGACAGCGGTTGACGCACTGTCCGCAGTTGGTACAAACCACCTCGGATATGGGCTTACCCATAAAAGTTGATATCTGCTGCTTATCGCCCTTATAGGCAACGGTAAGAGCCCCGATGCCCTGTAGCTCGTCGCAGGTACGTACGCAGCGCTGGCAGCGGATGCACTTGGTATCATCCTTCATGATGGAGGGTGATGATCTGTCGACTCTAAAGTTTTTAAACTTAAGCAGGTTCATAAAGGTGTACTCGCCGATACGGTACTCGGCGGCCAGCTCCTGTAGCTCGCAGCTGCCGTTTTTAAAGCAGCGCGTACAGTCGGAGTTATGCTCCGAAAGCAGCAGCTCAATAACATGCTTGCGGGCAGTACGCACCTTTTCGCTGTTGGTAAGCACCTCCATTCCCTCGGCAACGGGCGTTGCGCACGAGGCTGCGAGGAGCTTGCTGCCTTTCACTTCTACTACACACACCCGGCAGTTACCGGCTATCGATAGGTCGGGATGGTGGCATAGCGTAGGGATGTTAAAGTTGAGCATCTTGGCGGCTTCGAGAATGGTGGTCCCTTCGCGAACCGAGATGGGGATGTTGTTTATCTTGAGGTTTACCTTAAACTCGTTCATGTTCATGGCTTAGAAGGTTTGGGGTTAGTAGATGATCTCTTCGCGGAAGTTATCAATGATGGAGTTGAATGGGTTGGCCACGGACTGTCCCAATCCGCACTTGGAGGCGATCTTCATAGTGGCGGCTAGCTTCTTGAGATCGTCGAGGTATTCGGGTTTACGCTCGCCGCGCTTTACGGCTTCGATGCCTTTTAGCAGCTGCTGGCAGCCCACGCGGCAGGGGGTACACTGCCCGCACGACTCTTCGCAGAAGAATTCGAGGTAGTCGTGTAGCACATTGTACATTGATCGGGTAGAGTTGAATACCATCATGGACCCTCCGGTAGGTATTCCTTCGAATCCGATTATGGTATCCTTAAAAAGCTTGCGCGGAACGCAGTGGCCCGATGCTCCACCCACCTGTACGGCCTTGGTGTCGCCATCGCCAAACTCAGCAACAAACTCGTCGAGGGGCATGCCCAGCTCCAGCTCGTAGATGCCGGCAATAGGGGTATCGCCCGAAACGGAGAATACCTTGGAGCCCGAAGAGGCTTTGGTGCCCATTTTTCGGAACTGCTCGGCACCAAGGCGCGCAATCATGGTGATGTACACCAGCGTTTCCACGTTGTTGATTACCGTTGGCTTACCCTCAAAGCCCCACTGGGTGGGGTAGGGCGGCTTATTGCGGGGCTCGCCGCGCTTGCCCTCCATGCTCTCGAAAAGGGCGGTCTCCTCGCCACAGATGTAGGCTCCGCTACCACTCTTTATTCCGATGGTAAAGTTGAGCCCCAGCTCCTCTAGGGTCTTGTTAAAGATCTGAATATGCTTAAGCAGCTCGGGTAGCAGGAAGTTGTACTCGCCTCGTAGGTAGATGTACCCTTTTTGTGCTCCGATGGCGTAGCCGGCGATGGCCATGCCGGTTAGTACCTTGTAGGGTACGGTTTGGAGGATTTCTCGATCCTTAAAGGTTCCCGGTTCGCCTTCGTCGGCGTTGCATACCACGTACTTTACGGCGCTATCCTCCGTTTTGGCGAAGCGCCACTTCAGCCCAGTTGGAAAGCCTGCGCCCCCGCGTCCGCGTAGACCTGAGTCTATTACTTCAAGAATAAGATCGTCGGGAGTTTTTTGGATGGACCGCTGGAGAATTTGAACTATATCGGAGTAGGGGGTATCGAGGAATATCAGGTCTACCTTTTTCAGATTTTTTGATTCCATGGCGCTTGGTTTTAGTGGCGGTACTTGTTGATGATGGCTATGGCCGATTCGGGTGTTACCTCGGGGTAAACATCGTTGTTGACGAGCATTACGGGCCCTTTGTGGCACCAGCCTAAGCAGTTTGCGGTAAGTAGCGTGAACTGTCCATCGGAGGTGGTGCAGCCATTGCGAACGCCAAGAGCTTCTTCGAGAGCAGAAACAAGCTGTTCTTTGCCCTTCATATGGCACGAGATGGTCTTGCAAACGCGGATGATGTTGCGGCCACGGGGAACCGTATCGAGAAAGGTGTAGAACGAGGCGGTCCCGAAAACGTCGGCGGCCGAGATGTTGAACTCCTGCGCTACGGCTACCATAGCCTCTTCGCTAAGGTAGCGCTCCTGTTCGACGATATCCTGAAGTACGGCCATAAGGCTGCTGCGCTGGGTTCCGTGCTTTTCCGCAAGCTGGCGTACGAGCTCTTCGATTTGCGTCATAGCTGTTGCAATTAGTGGTTACTTGGTTGGGTTGTTACTGCGATACCTTAATGCCGAAATCTGGTGGTAGGAGTAATTAACTTGATAACGTTAATGGGAATAAACTAGTTTAAATTTTGCTGCAAAAAGTTGCATCGGGGAGCATTATCTATTTAACAAAAAACTATATTTGAGCTTACAAGCTGATATTTTGACAGCTAAACCTACAAATAGCATTATGGATAGTAAAGATATCGACCTAACGAACATCGATGCTAGGCTTCAGGAGCTCGAAGAGCTGGCTGAGGTGATCAAATCCTTGCAAAAGGACCCAAACCATAACCCTGAAGAGCTGGAGCTGCTGGCTGAGGAGCTAAAGAAGCGCGTCTACGAGCTGGAGACCTTTTTGCTGAAGGCCAAGCTGGAGGTGGACAATCGGCTTGTGAGGAAGTCGGCCGCCTACTACTACCACGTAAAGGAGCTGGCCGAGGCGGGCGATGCTGAGGCAAGGAAGGTTTACGAGGATCTCCGTCCCTCGTACGAGGCCTACCTCCGCTCGAGCATCGAGCTCAACTAGCGAAGCCCTAGCCGTAGCCGCCTCGGCAACGAGCTTTCGCGGCTGCGGGGCCATTCCTGAGGTCTCGGGAATCAGCTTTCACCATTGCAGGGGCATTCCTGAGGTGTCGGGAATCAGCTTTTACGGTTGCGAGGGCATTCCTGAGGTGTCGGGAATCAGCTTTTACGGTTGCGAGGGCGTTCCTGAGGGGTCGGGAATCAGCTTTCACGGTTGCGAGGGCGTTCCCGGGGTCTCGGGAATCAGCTTTCACCATTGCAGGGGCATTCCTGAGGGGTCGGGAATCAGCTTTCGCGTTTGCGAGGGCATTCCCGAGGTCTGGGGCTGCAACTTCCGAAGCAAGCTCACCAGCACCGTTCGGGCGATGAATACGAAAAATAGTGCACCAAACCATACGACTGATTTGTTTACTTACCTAATCAAATCTTAGATCATGAAACAGCTATTAGGAACCAGCGGCATGAACACGTCGGAGCTCTACGAGTACACCTCGCAGACGCTGAGCATTGCTCGCCAGCAGGGGCCTCTTCTGGTTTCGAAGTCGCCGCTCTACCTAGCCGTAGAGGCGAAGTTCAACAAGTACGACGAAGGCTTTAAGAAGGACGGCAAGAGCATGCTCACCGATCCGATCTTGGCCTTGGATGCCGACCGCGATAGGATCGTAAAGTGGCTTTACTACACCGTTATGGGCCTATCGTTCTCTTCTAGTGCAACGTCGGTGGAGGCGGCAACGCTTCTGCTCTCGAAGCTCGACACCTACGGATTGGACCTGATTCGGAGCTCCTACAGCGAAGAATCGGCCATGATTAAGGGGCTACTCAACGATTTCAAGCAGCCAGACTATGCGGCGGCGGTGGCGAAAGCTGGCGTGCAGCCCATTCTGGACGAGCTGCAATCGGTACAGAACAGCTTTGATACGCTCTTCGAGCAGCGCCGCGAGGCCACCCAGGAGCGGCTCAACATCGAGGCGGCCAGCACCGCCCGTAAGGAGCTCGAGGCTGCCATTCGCGGTTTCCGTACGCTGGTTGCCGGCATGGCCATGGCCGAACCCACCTCGGAGTGGGGTAAGGTTAACGACCTGCTGCATCAGCTCGATGCCGAGTACGCCAAAAAGCTACGCACCAGGGCTACCCTTCTTGCCAAGCAGAAGAAGGATTCGGAAACGAAGTAGCCCTACATCCTCTCACTAGGTTTGGACGCATAAAAGAGGGGCGATCTCCCAAAAGGAGGTCGCCCCTTGCTGTAGTGGAATTCGATGTGGAAGGTAGTTCTCAAGCGGCTCGTGGCTATGCCGTACCCCTCGGCTCCGCTCGGGGTGCGAGCGCTACCCTTCCGCTACCCTTCCGCTCCCCGAGCGGAGTCGAGGGGAAGTCTCGTGGGCTTTTAACCCCCGACATAGGCCGTAGCACCGATATAAAAGTCGTAGAGCCGTTGCATTGCAACGGCTCTACCATGTCCAACGGAAGACCTGACAGGTTTTTAAAACCTGTCAGGTCTTCCGAACAGTATCGTTTACTTCACCTCCTCGATGCGGATGGCGGCCCCACCGCCTGCGGCCAGCTTAAGCGTTAGCCTATCGGCCTTCGTTACGGTTGAGGTCTTGATGTCGATGGCCTCGGGGTTGGTTTCGTAGTGGGCGTTGCTGCCGTCTACGTAGCTCACGGCTCTGTACTTCTTACCTGCCGTTAGTAGGGATAGCGGGATGCTGAGCTCGCGGGCCTTCTCGTTGCTGATGGCGCCAATATACCACGTTGTACCCTTACGGCGTGCGGTTACCACGTACTCGCCGATGGAGGCATCCAGTACCCTAGTCTCGTCCCAGCTTGTGGGCAGCTGCTCGATGAACTTGAAGGCTGGGTTGCCCTCGTAGTTCTCGGGCAGATCGGCGGCCATCTGCAGCGGGCTGTAGAGCACCACCATCAGCGCAAGCTGGTTGGCAATGGTGCTATGCACGGCCGAGTGGCCGTTATCGAGGTCGTTCCACTTCTGGCGCTTCCCGGCATACTTAGACAGGTCTATGTCGAAGATCCCCGGCGTGTAGTCCATCGGTCCGGCCATGCCGCGAAGGAAGGGCAGCGTGCAGGTGTGGCTGGGTGGATTGCCCTCGCTCCAAGCGTTCCACTCCATGCCGCGTACCCCTTCGGCGGTCATTAGGTTGGGGTAGGTGCGGCTCAATCCAGAGAGTACAATTGGTTCATGCACGTCGAGCATAATTTTATACTTGGCCGCGGTGCGCATCACTTTGTTGTAGTGCTCCACCATGCACTGGCCGTGGTGGTTTTCGCCCTCGGGGGTAACAGGACCTGCATAACCAGTCTTAACGATGTCGATGCCCACCTTTTTGTAGAAGGCGAAGGCTGAGTCGAGCTGCTGCTCGTAGGTTTGGGTATCGCCGCCGGTTTCGTGGTGGCCAATGATGGCAACTTCCTTGCTCTTGCCGTAGTCAACCACCTTTTTGATGTCGAAGTCGGGGTAGGGGGTTACGAAGTCGAAGGCGCCCTTCTTGCCCCAGTTTTCCCATCCAGTGTTCCATCCCTCAATTACCAACCCTTTGATGCCGTGCGCTGCAGCAAAGTCGATGTAGCGGATGGCGTTTTCGGTGGTGGCGCTATGCTTAGGCCCCATGTTCCATGTGCCTATGCCTAGGTGCATCTCCCACCAAATTCCGATGTAGGTCATTGGGGTAATCCACGACACGTCGGGCAGCTTGCAGGGCTCGTTGAGATTTAGCACAAGGTTCGATTCGATGAGGCCACCGGGTCGGTCGGCCACCACAAATAGGCGCCAGGGTGTTTTAAGCGATTTCTTGCACTTCACCAGCGTACCATCTCCCCAAGGAGCCAGGTTTCCCTTGAACGTTGAGGCGTTCTCGCGCTTTAACGTCATGGTAGAGTAGCGGTCTATGGCCGCCTCGTGCATGGTTATGTAGGTTCCGGTCGATTTTTGTAGGGTGAACGGCATGGCAACGTGCGTTGCGCTATCTAGGGGCGTTTGGTAGAACGTCTTCTCGAGCGTGTTGTAGTCGGCCCAGCTCCACCAGCAGCGGTAGCTGCCGGCAAACTTTACGCGGCTCTCCTCCGATGTCACCACAATATCGTCAACGCCGTTTTGCTCGGGTATCTCGTAGCGGAAGGCGAAGCCATCGTCGTAAGTTCGGAAGAAGAGGTTAACCAGCCGCGACTTCTTTAGGTCTCTAAGTTCTAACTTCATTTCGGTGTAGCGGTTTCGAACCGAGGAGTACTGTCCCCATACCGGCTTCCATGTTTCATCGAACTTGCTAATGGATGCTTTTACCAAGCTGAAGCGGGTAAGGCTGTCGCGATTTTGCAGCACAAATCCCAGCGACGATGGGAGTACCAGCGTATCGTTCTTATAAACGAGCGAGTAGCATGGCCTACCGTTTCGAAGGGTAACCGTAGCTTTTATTTGCTTTGACGGTGAGGTAATGGCATTGCTGTAGGATTTAGGACCAGCCCAGCTTGTAGCCGAGACAAGGAGGCTAAGAGCCAGCAAAAGACTTGCAGATGCAATTCTTGGATGTAATAGTTTATGCTCCATGTTCGAAATAGTAGTAAAATGATGCAGCAAGCGCTGCTTTTGCATGTGACTAGGCAAAACTAGATAAAATGTGGGTATTACCTACTGGTGGGGTGTGCGGTTGTAAAAATAATTCTGCTGATGATGAGCTAATTCTATGTGCATTTAGTATGAATGATCGTATTTTTTTGTTTTTTTGTCATATTGAAAAAAGGGGATAATACTCAAATTTCATTGCTGTTATGAATAAACGGATTACTTTACTGGGTGTTGCTTTTGTTTTTATAGTACTGCTTTCTACAGTATTATACTCCTGCGAATCGAACCAAAAACCAGCATATACGGGTGAGTGGGTAATGATGGATAGTTCGATGTTTTACACAAAGGATAGCTTAGTTCGTAAAGCAACCTATGCTCTTGGAGAATCAGACTTTACCATAACCTACTCATCAATTAACGATACGGCTAAGGCTTTTGTTGATTCTTTAAAAATAAGGGGTAAGCTATTGGTAATTGCAGAAAGCATGTCTTTTCAGGTGAAAGAATTCTCTGTAATACCCGATACGGTTAAAACTTTTGTTACGCTAAAGAGTGCAGTGGATACGGCTTATCGTAGGGTTGCTGAGGATTATGGAATAGATACTCTCTCTACTTATAAGTTTAGGGTGGTTAATAGCAGAACGCTGATGCTTAAAAAGGGAGAAGTTGAAAGCACATATCATCGTTAGTAACCTATAAATTCTATACGGAAAATGCTGCTCCCTAAGGAGCAGCATTTTGTTTTTATAGCCACTCATAAGTAAATGCATAGATAGGATAATCA includes these proteins:
- the asnB gene encoding asparagine synthase B, with translation MCGIVGVFDLKCKSADLRPQVLDMAKRIRHRGPDWSGIFCDDKAILAHERLSIVDPESGRQPLYSKDRNLVLAVNGEIYNHLNIRNQYANKYEFQTNSDCEVILALYQEKGPDFLEDLNGIFAFALYDREKDVYVIGRDHMGIIPLYQGWDQYGNYYVASELKALEGYCNKIQEFLPGHYLYSKDGEMKRWYTRDWMEYDAVKDNETDIALLRKALEDAVHRQLMSDVPYGVLLSGGLDSSIISAVAKKYAAKRIESGDTQEAWWPQLHSFAVGLVGSPDLAAAKMVAEHIGTIHHEIHFTVQEGLDAVRDVIYHLETYDVTTVRASTPMFLLARVIKSMGVKMVLSGEGSDELFGGYLYFHKAPDAKALHDETVRKLSKLHLYDCLRANKALCAWGVEGRVPFLDKEFMDVAMRINPKDKMSGEERMEKWVLRKAFEDYLPESVAWRQKEQFSDGVGYSWIDSLKELTATEVSDEQLKNAKFRFPLNTPMTKEEYYYRSIFAEHFPSDQAAACVPSVPSVACSTPEAIAWDKSFKDMLDPSGRAVKSVHKKGYK
- a CDS encoding NADH-dependent [FeFe] hydrogenase, group A6; the encoded protein is MNEFKVNLKINNIPISVREGTTILEAAKMLNFNIPTLCHHPDLSIAGNCRVCVVEVKGSKLLAASCATPVAEGMEVLTNSEKVRTARKHVIELLLSEHNSDCTRCFKNGSCELQELAAEYRIGEYTFMNLLKFKNFRVDRSSPSIMKDDTKCIRCQRCVRTCDELQGIGALTVAYKGDKQQISTFMGKPISEVVCTNCGQCVNRCPTAALVEQTYIEEVWKAINNPEKFVVVQTAPAIRAALGEELGFPPGMRVTGKLVSALKLVGFDSVLDTDFTADLTIVEETAELLGRLKRALVDNETVALPMMTSCSPGWIKFQEHLFPDMLDNLSTCKSPQQMFGALSKTYYARKKGIDPSNMVSVSIMPCTAKKFEAKRPEMRDSGYQDVDYVLTTRELAMMIRQTGIDFMKLSDEHYDSLMGASTGAAVIFGATGGVMEAALRTAWEIVTGTEVPFEKLNITPVRGFGGIKSASLTLTNVKPEYSFLEGVELKVAVAHGLANAKKLVEGIRRGDLQFHFVEVMACPGGCIGGGGQPIPTSSEIRSKRVAAIYAEDMGLAIRKSHDNPEVKLLYKLFLGEPNSHKAHDLLHTHYKPRKGY
- a CDS encoding complex I 51 kDa subunit family protein, giving the protein MESKNLKKVDLIFLDTPYSDIVQILQRSIQKTPDDLILEVIDSGLRGRGGAGFPTGLKWRFAKTEDSAVKYVVCNADEGEPGTFKDREILQTVPYKVLTGMAIAGYAIGAQKGYIYLRGEYNFLLPELLKHIQIFNKTLEELGLNFTIGIKSGSGAYICGEETALFESMEGKRGEPRNKPPYPTQWGFEGKPTVINNVETLVYITMIARLGAEQFRKMGTKASSGSKVFSVSGDTPIAGIYELELGMPLDEFVAEFGDGDTKAVQVGGASGHCVPRKLFKDTIIGFEGIPTGGSMMVFNSTRSMYNVLHDYLEFFCEESCGQCTPCRVGCQQLLKGIEAVKRGERKPEYLDDLKKLAATMKIASKCGLGQSVANPFNSIIDNFREEIIY
- the nuoE gene encoding NADH-quinone oxidoreductase subunit NuoE gives rise to the protein MTQIEELVRQLAEKHGTQRSSLMAVLQDIVEQERYLSEEAMVAVAQEFNISAADVFGTASFYTFLDTVPRGRNIIRVCKTISCHMKGKEQLVSALEEALGVRNGCTTSDGQFTLLTANCLGWCHKGPVMLVNNDVYPEVTPESAIAIINKYRH
- a CDS encoding DUF6261 family protein gives rise to the protein MKQLLGTSGMNTSELYEYTSQTLSIARQQGPLLVSKSPLYLAVEAKFNKYDEGFKKDGKSMLTDPILALDADRDRIVKWLYYTVMGLSFSSSATSVEAATLLLSKLDTYGLDLIRSSYSEESAMIKGLLNDFKQPDYAAAVAKAGVQPILDELQSVQNSFDTLFEQRREATQERLNIEAASTARKELEAAIRGFRTLVAGMAMAEPTSEWGKVNDLLHQLDAEYAKKLRTRATLLAKQKKDSETK
- a CDS encoding glycoside hydrolase family 97 protein, with the protein product MEHKLLHPRIASASLLLALSLLVSATSWAGPKSYSNAITSPSKQIKATVTLRNGRPCYSLVYKNDTLVLPSSLGFVLQNRDSLTRFSLVKASISKFDETWKPVWGQYSSVRNRYTEMKLELRDLKKSRLVNLFFRTYDDGFAFRYEIPEQNGVDDIVVTSEESRVKFAGSYRCWWSWADYNTLEKTFYQTPLDSATHVAMPFTLQKSTGTYITMHEAAIDRYSTMTLKRENASTFKGNLAPWGDGTLVKCKKSLKTPWRLFVVADRPGGLIESNLVLNLNEPCKLPDVSWITPMTYIGIWWEMHLGIGTWNMGPKHSATTENAIRYIDFAAAHGIKGLVIEGWNTGWENWGKKGAFDFVTPYPDFDIKKVVDYGKSKEVAIIGHHETGGDTQTYEQQLDSAFAFYKKVGIDIVKTGYAGPVTPEGENHHGQCMVEHYNKVMRTAAKYKIMLDVHEPIVLSGLSRTYPNLMTAEGVRGMEWNAWSEGNPPSHTCTLPFLRGMAGPMDYTPGIFDIDLSKYAGKRQKWNDLDNGHSAVHSTIANQLALMVVLYSPLQMAADLPENYEGNPAFKFIEQLPTSWDETRVLDASIGEYVVTARRKGTTWYIGAISNEKARELSIPLSLLTAGKKYRAVSYVDGSNAHYETNPEAIDIKTSTVTKADRLTLKLAAGGGAAIRIEEVK